From a region of the Hypanus sabinus isolate sHypSab1 chromosome 2, sHypSab1.hap1, whole genome shotgun sequence genome:
- the LOC132390593 gene encoding uncharacterized protein LOC132390593 — translation MEPVLRPDRLDLDPQDPDAALAFEHWLACFQSYLAELRATEPAVMHRILLSRVSSKVYSFIRDLPTYEGALDALKRQYLRPVNTVYARHRLATRQQRPGESCAEFLRALQTLVRACDCKTLTAEQHAELLVRDAFVTGLRSVYMRQRLLENSDLTLSSAIETANALEAALHNADAVQSRDSLSASACPAPNPPMLTGYPDGDPTLATVTLDQSAPHQLARSMMDIQVEGHWTGCLFDTGSTGSFIHPDTVQRCVLATRPVSRRFHLASGSQSADIRAGCVATLVVQGTEYRDFELLVMPNLCAPVLLGLDFQSHLESVTMVYDGPLPPLTVKNPQFCGTSSHTPLLTTHTHGHTHPIQNQANSCATDTCSLSTLKIPPPPLFANLTPDCKPVATKSRRYSAGDRAFIQSEVQRLLREGIIEPSTSPWRAQVVVVRTGQKDRMVVDYSQTINRFTQLDAYPLPRIADMVNQIAQYKVYSTIDLKSAYHQLPICPEDRPYTAFEAGGRLYHFLRVPFGVTNGVSVFQREMDRMVDQYQLQATFPYLDNITICGHDRPDHDANLQRFLQVAAALNLTYNRDKCVFGTTRLAILGYVVENGVIGPDPERMRPLLELPLPTTLKALRRCLGFFSYYAQWVPHYADKARPLVKSTSFPLSAEACAAFNCIKADIAKATMHAVDETAPFQVECDASDFALAATLNQEGRPVAFFSRTLQGSEIRHSAVEKEAQAIVEAVRHWRHYLADKRFTVLTDQRSVAFLFSNQQRGKIKNDKILRWRIELSTYTYDILYRPGRLNEPPDALSRGTCASTQLDQLYALHAQLCHPGVTRFYHFVKARNLPYSLEDIRTMTRDCQICAECKPHFYCPDTAQLVKATRPFERLSVDFKGPLPSTDRNVYFLSVIDEFSRFPFAIPCPDTTATSVIKALRQLFTLFGYPCYIHSDRGSSFMSEELRQYLLARGIATSRTTSYNPRGNGQVERENATVWKATLLALKSKGLPVSRWQEVLPEALHSIRSLLCTSTNATPHERLFSFPRKSVTGTTLPVWLTSPGPVLLRKHVRSNKYSPLVERVHLLHANPQYAYVVLPDGREDTVSIRDLAPAGAADHYPEGSPVTVNPAPELTPCSPGPTQTPHDTCIPGVSYAFIPGASHMREGSPAPSGQEHAQPPSPVQSPMLPAPMRSQPVLRRSQRQIRPPDRLDL, via the exons atggaacccgttttgcgtccggaccggttggatttggaccctcaagaccctgacgcagctctcgcttttgaacactggcttgcatgcttccaatcgtacttggcggagcttcgtgcgactgaacccgccgttatgcacagaatcctactctcgagggtctcctccaaagtttactcctttatccgggacctgccgacctacgaaggggcactggacgccctcaaacgacagtacctgcggccggtgaacaccgtctacgcaagacatcgtttagctacccggcaacagcggcctggcgaatcgtgcgctgagtttctccgagcactacagacactcgtccgagcttgcgactgcaagacgctcacggcagaacagcatgcggagctgctggtgcgagacgcctttgtgacgggactgaggtcagtgtacatgcgccagcgactgctggagaactcagatcttaccttaagctcggcgatcgagacagccaatgctctagaagctgctttgcataacgccgacgctgtccagtcgcgcgat tctttgtcggcatcagcatgccccgcccccaaccctccgatgctgaccgggtaccccgacggcgatccaactctggccactgtgactctcgaccaaagcgccccacaccagcttgcaaggtccatgatggacatccaggtggaggggcactggactggatgcctgtttgacacgggcagcactgggagttttattcacccggacacagtgcaacgctgcgtacttgcaacgcggccggtcagtcggaggttccatttggcctctgggtcgcagtccgcagacatccgggcaggttgtgtagcgactttggtggtgcaaggcacagaatatcgggactttgaactgctggtcatgcctaatctgtgcgcacctgtgctattggggctggacttccagagccatctcgaaagtgtgactatggtatacgacgggccccttccaccactcactgtcaagaatcctcagttttgtgggacttcttcacataccccgctactgaccacacacacacacggacacacacatcccatccagaaccaggccaacagctgcgctaccgacacttgcagcctctccactctcaagatccctcccccaccgctgttcgccaacctgacccccgactgtaaacctgtggcaaccaaaagcaggaggtacagcgcgggggaccgggccttcattcagtcagaggtgcagcggctgctcagggaggggatcattgagccgagcacaagcccttggagggcccaggtagttgttgttcggactgggcagaaagataggatggtggtggactatagtcaaaccatcaataggtttacgcagcttgacgcataccccctaccccgcatcgcggatatggtcaaccagattgctcagtataaggtgtactcgacaatagatctgaaatccgcttatcaccagctccccatctgcccagaggaccgcccctacaccgccttcgaggcgggcggccggctctatcacttcctgcgcgtccctttcggtgtcacgaatggtgtctctgtcttccagagggaaatggaccggatggtggaccagtaccaactgcaggccacatttccctatctggataacatcaccatctgtggtcatgacaggccagatcacgacgccaacctccaacggtttctccaagtggccgcagctctgaaccttacttataacagggacaagtgtgtttttggtaccacccgccttgctatacttgggtatgtcgtggaaaacggggttattgggcctgatcccgaacgtatgcgccccctgttagagctgcctcttcccaccactctcaaggccctcagacggtgcctggggtttttttcctattacgcccaatgggtcccccattacgcagacaaggctcgccccctggtcaagtctacctcgtttcccctctctgctgaggcctgcgcggccttcaactgcattaaagcggacattgccaaagctacaatgcatgcagtggacgagaccgctcccttccaagtggagtgtgatgcctccgatttcgctctggctgctacccttaatcaggaaggcagaccagtagcattcttttctcgcaccctccaaggctctgaaattcggcactccgcggtggagaaagaagcccaggccatagtggaggctgttaggcactggaggcactatcttgctgacAAAAGAttcaccgtgctgaccgaccagcgctcggttgcgttcctgttcagcaaccaacagcggggcaagatcaaaaatgataagattttgcggtggaggatagaactctccacctacacctatgatatcctgtaccggcctggcagactcaatgagccccctgatgccctatcccggggaacatgtgctagcacacagctcgaccagctgtacgcccttcatgcacaactttgccatccgggggtcacccgattttaccattttgtgaaagctcggaacctgccgtactccctggaggacatcaggacgatgaccagggactgccaaatttgcgccgagtgcaaaccgcacttctactgtcctgacacggcacaacttgtcaaggccacccgcccttttgaacgcctgagtgttgactttaagggcccccttccctccactgaccgcaatgtctattttctcagtgttattgacgagttctcacggttcccctttgccatcccctgccccgacaccactgccacgtccgtcataaaagccctgcgccagctcttcactctgttcgggtatccctgctatatccacagtgatagagggtcctcctttatgagtgaggagctgcgccagtacttgctagctaggggcattgctaccagtcggaccacgagttataatccccggggtaatggccaggtggagcgggagaatgccacagtgtggaaggccacacttttagcccttaagtcaaaagggttgccggtctctcgatggcaggaggtcctccctgaggcactgcactctatccgctctctgttatgtacgtccaccaatgccacccctcacgaacgcctattctcttttcccaggaagtctgtcactgggaccaccctaccagtttggctgacgtccccggggccagtgctgctccggaaacatgtgaggagcaataaatactccccgctggtggagagggttcaccttctacatgcgaacccccagtatgcttacgtggtcttacctgatgggcgggaggacacggtctccatccgcgacctggcacccgcaggtgcagcagaccactaccctgaaggctctccggtgactgtgaaccctgcaccagagttgacaccgtgctcaccaggccctacacagactcctcacgacacttgtataccgggcgtttcgtacgcatttataccaggcgcctcgcacatgcgtgagggatcaccggcgcctagtgggcaagaacacgcgcaacccccgtcccctgtgcaatcgccaatgttgccggcacctatgcggtcacagccggtgctacgtagatcgcagcgacagattcgaccgcctgatcggcttgacttgtaa